Below is a window of Verrucomicrobiia bacterium DNA.
TCCAGACGTGGCGTTTCCACTCAGGAAAATGCCGGTGCGACCATTCATGAGCGGCGCACTCCCAGCCGATGTCGCGGCCGGCTTTCTCGCTTTCGATCCACTTGTACGTTCTAATCTCTTCTCGCTGAGATTGGATGATATCAGCAAGAGGATCTGGTCTTTGTGTTCGTTGCGCCATCACCAACAATTCCCGCCTTCCGGCAGGACCGGGTCTGGGCTACGCTGTGCGAACCAACGGACGGCGTTGGAAGCGTTTCGGGAACCGATGCCGGCGGAATCCGCGAGAAGAGCGGACGCGGTCCGGGCGATCTCCTTGCGGTGTCTAACAATCGCGGGATGGCTGACCCGCAATTCCCGCGCCACCTCACACACGCCGAAGTCATGCATCAGAAGAAACAGAATCTGCTGCTGCATCGCGGTCAATCGCGGAACCAGCAGGTCAACGATGTCCCGTGTGATTAATTCGCTGCGCAGATCGATTGGATCGGGTGTTTCCAGCCAGGCACCGAGACCGCCGTCGCCATCATCGTCCCCCTGATCCAGCGGCACGAGGTTATTGCTGCGCTTGATCGAATTAATGCTGCGGCCGCGGTCGAGGTAGCCGCGGGCGCGAAAGTGGCAACCCTGGAGATACCAACTCAGTGTCTGCCCCGGCCGCTCTGCCTCCGCCTGCACAAGGTGGATGAACATCTCCTGAATCAGGTCCTTCTGCAGGTCGAGATCGCTGGTTAACCTGGCCGCAATCCCGTGCAGTTGTTTGACGATTTGATGATCCTCTATCATTTGTAATTGGCTTTCACGCTGGGAGGATAAGATGGGAGGCCCTGCGCACGATATGGGGTGTTCACCCCACCGAGGATTTCAGGAAGACAACTTCCACGTGCGGGACCGGGGCTCGCGGATCGTCAACTGGACACTTCCCTAACAAGCTTCCGGCGGGGGCGTGTTTTGTGACAGCCAGAAGTCCTTGATCGATTTGGCCATGTCATTGAGCTGGCTCGCCTCGGCCGGCTTGACCAGATACCCGTTGGCTCCCAGCCGATAGGCGGTAGCGACGTCCGCTTCCTCTTTGGAGGAACTGAGGATGATCACAATCGCCGCCACCTCGGGCTGTTGGCGAATCCATTTCAGGACGTCCAGCCCCATCACGCGGGGCAACTTCAAATCCAGCAGCACCAGGTACGGCAGCGGAAATTCCTCCCGATTCGCAAACTTGCCGGTGCCCTGGAAATAGTCGATGGCCTGCTGGCCATCGCTCGCGATCTGAATGGGATTCGGCACGCCCGCATTCTTCATGGCTCGTTGCAAGAAGAACATGTCGTTCTCGTCGTCTTCCACCAATAAGATGGTTCTTGTCACGGGTCTGACGCTTTCTGGAGCTGAATCCAAAATCTACTTCCCTTGCCCAGGTCCGACTCGAATCCGAGTTGCGCGCCCATGCGCTCGGCCGCTTTACGTACAATGGTGAGTCCCACGCCCGTACCTTCATATTCGGCGGCCAGGTTGATCCGCTCGAACATTCGGAAAATGCGTTCGTGGTTTTCGGCGGCGATGCCAATCCCGTTGTCCTGGATCCACACGCGGACCATGGATTGTTCACGGTCTTCCGCGCCAATCTCGATGTTTGGGATGGTTCCCGGCGCGATAAATTTCGAGGCGTTACCCAACAAATTCGAAAAACACTGCGTCAAGAACGCTTCGTTCCCCAGGACCGCCGGCAGCTTTCCTTGAATGTGAATCTCCGTTTTGTGTCCATTCGGGTACGTCGCGATGATGTCGCGCACGAGCCCGTCCAAATCCACCGGCACCATCAGGCCTGGCGCATGGAGGACCTTGGAGTAGCTCAAGACATCC
It encodes the following:
- a CDS encoding response regulator, translated to MTRTILLVEDDENDMFFLQRAMKNAGVPNPIQIASDGQQAIDYFQGTGKFANREEFPLPYLVLLDLKLPRVMGLDVLKWIRQQPEVAAIVIILSSSKEEADVATAYRLGANGYLVKPAEASQLNDMAKSIKDFWLSQNTPPPEAC